A window of the Streptomyces formicae genome harbors these coding sequences:
- a CDS encoding MFS transporter — MTSQTTVEKAPADHAPAPAPAKGLRGHPWLTLISVAIGVMMVALDGTIVAIANPAIQKDLGASLADVQWITNGYLLALAVALITAGKLGDRFGHRQTFLIGVAGFAAASGAIGLSDSIALVIVFRVLQGLFGALLMPAALGLLRATFPAEKLNMAIGIWGMVIGASTAGGPILGGVLVEHVSWQSVFFINVPVGILALVIGAVILKDHRAENAPRSFDIPGIVLLSSAMFALIWPLIKAGEWGWGSATTLGWLAAAVVLFAVFAFWETRVKEPLIPLRLFRSVPVSAGTVLMVLMAFAFMGGLFFVTFYLANVHGMSAIDSGLHLLPLTAMMIVSSPLAGALITKFGPRIPLVGGMVCTAVAMFGMTTLTTDTGTLQMSLWFALLGLGLAPVMVGATEVIVGNAPLELSGVAGGLQQAAMQVGGSLGTAVLGAVMSAKVSSDLSANWAEAGLPPLPEEQLGLAKQAVEVGMAPVAPDTPQPVAAQIAGVTHDTFMSGMSLAFTVAGIVAVLAACVALFTKRGENAEAGAGAAHI; from the coding sequence ATGACTAGTCAGACCACCGTCGAAAAGGCGCCTGCGGACCACGCTCCCGCACCGGCGCCGGCCAAGGGGCTCCGCGGCCACCCCTGGCTGACGCTCATCTCCGTGGCCATCGGCGTGATGATGGTCGCGCTCGACGGCACCATCGTCGCGATCGCCAACCCGGCGATCCAGAAGGACCTCGGCGCCTCGCTCGCCGACGTCCAGTGGATCACCAACGGCTATCTGCTGGCGCTCGCCGTGGCGCTGATCACCGCCGGCAAGCTCGGTGACCGCTTCGGCCACCGCCAGACCTTCCTCATCGGTGTCGCGGGCTTCGCCGCGGCCTCCGGGGCCATCGGCCTCTCCGACTCGATCGCCCTCGTGATCGTCTTCCGCGTGCTCCAGGGCCTCTTCGGCGCTCTGCTGATGCCGGCCGCGCTCGGCCTGCTGCGCGCCACCTTCCCCGCCGAGAAGCTGAACATGGCGATCGGCATCTGGGGCATGGTCATCGGTGCCTCGACGGCCGGCGGTCCGATCCTCGGCGGTGTGCTCGTCGAGCACGTCAGCTGGCAGTCCGTCTTCTTCATCAACGTGCCGGTCGGCATCCTCGCGCTCGTCATCGGTGCGGTCATCCTCAAGGACCACCGCGCCGAGAACGCGCCGCGCTCGTTCGACATCCCCGGCATCGTGCTGCTGTCCAGCGCGATGTTCGCCCTCATCTGGCCGCTCATCAAGGCGGGCGAGTGGGGCTGGGGCTCGGCGACCACGCTGGGCTGGCTGGCCGCCGCCGTCGTCCTGTTCGCGGTCTTCGCCTTCTGGGAGACCAGGGTCAAGGAGCCGCTCATCCCGCTGCGGCTGTTCCGTTCCGTGCCGGTCTCGGCGGGCACGGTGCTGATGGTGCTGATGGCCTTCGCCTTCATGGGCGGCCTCTTCTTCGTCACCTTCTACCTGGCGAACGTGCACGGCATGAGCGCCATCGACAGCGGTCTGCACCTGCTGCCGCTCACTGCGATGATGATCGTCTCGTCGCCGCTCGCCGGAGCGCTCATCACCAAGTTCGGCCCGCGCATCCCGCTGGTCGGCGGCATGGTGTGCACGGCCGTCGCGATGTTCGGCATGACCACTCTTACGACGGACACCGGCACGCTCCAGATGTCCCTCTGGTTCGCCCTCCTCGGCCTCGGCCTCGCGCCGGTCATGGTCGGCGCGACCGAGGTCATCGTCGGCAACGCGCCGCTGGAGCTCTCCGGCGTGGCGGGCGGTCTCCAGCAGGCCGCCATGCAGGTCGGCGGCAGCCTCGGTACGGCGGTGCTGGGCGCGGTCATGTCGGCCAAGGTCAGCTCGGACCTGTCGGCGAACTGGGCGGAGGCGGGTCTTCCGCCGCTGCCGGAGGAGCAGCTCGGCCTCGCCAAGCAGGCGGTCGAGGTGGGCATGGCCCCGGTCGCGCCGGACACCCCGCAGCCGGTCGCGGCGCAGATCGCGGGCGTCACGCACGACACCTTCATGTCGGGCATGAGCCTGGCCTTCACGGTCGCCGGGATCGTCGCCGTGCTGGCGGCCTGTGTCGCGCTCTTCACCAAGCGCGGCGAGAACGCGGAGGCGGGTGCGGGCGCGGCCCACATCTGA
- a CDS encoding TetR/AcrR family transcriptional regulator has translation MTGTGLRELKKQRTRDALLRAALELFTTQGYEHTTVDEIVDAVEVSQRTFFRYFANKEEAAFAVQTMVESHFVDALRERPAAEGPFVAMRNAAMSAWDTLGEAIEAVVPVELYMRTFQMIESTPALLAVHLRRSAELDEQVARLVADREGLDVDTDPRPRVAVAAFAGVMRVTGRLWGQGEDPSMDAIRELTESYLDHLGPALAKDWRTARSAAASWAPAAEAARTGDPGASERTKGAHGQ, from the coding sequence GTGACCGGAACCGGACTCCGCGAGCTGAAGAAGCAGCGCACCCGCGACGCCCTACTGCGGGCCGCGCTCGAACTCTTCACGACGCAGGGGTACGAGCACACGACGGTCGACGAGATCGTGGACGCCGTCGAGGTGTCCCAGCGCACCTTCTTCCGGTACTTCGCCAACAAGGAAGAGGCCGCCTTCGCCGTCCAGACGATGGTGGAGTCCCACTTCGTCGACGCGCTGCGCGAACGGCCCGCGGCCGAGGGCCCGTTCGTCGCGATGCGCAACGCCGCGATGTCCGCCTGGGACACCCTCGGCGAGGCCATCGAGGCGGTCGTCCCGGTCGAGCTCTACATGCGGACCTTCCAGATGATCGAGTCGACGCCCGCGCTGCTCGCCGTGCATCTGCGCCGCTCCGCCGAGCTGGACGAGCAGGTCGCCCGGCTCGTCGCGGACCGCGAGGGCCTCGACGTGGACACCGACCCGCGCCCGCGCGTCGCCGTCGCCGCGTTCGCCGGAGTGATGCGGGTGACGGGACGGCTCTGGGGCCAGGGCGAGGACCCGAGCATGGACGCGATCCGGGAGCTGACCGAGAGCTATCTCGACCACCTCGGGCCGGCGCTGGCGAAGGACTGGCGTACGGCGCGCAGCGCAGCGGCCTCATGGGCTCCGGCTGCGGAGGCCGCGCGTACGGGTGATCCCGGTGCGTCGGAGCGTACGAAGGGCGCACACGGACAGTAG
- a CDS encoding alpha/beta hydrolase: MTAFDTSPTLSVWRALLALAVVFVLLATTGWTAVRGQHGPTEPREAALAAWEQAARIGHRPLPDPEAQPGVVAGFFASIGKRKAAALAERHPLVVGNLNGAPVTLRYQANRIALAQARQVERWRMHDSRLSDDGRHEAGRRMHRFESMLRPGRQILAFDPSGKGRAAEVFGDLDHAHRVSVIVPGVDTNLLTFERTRRKYVAPVGMAESLYAAERAASPRTRTAVIAWADYTTPAGVGLDASTGRLATTGADRLVALARALPGTAPVTLFCHSYGSVVCGVAARELPGRVGDVAVAGSPGMRAQSAAQLHTAARVWAMRDSDDWIQDVPYLEVGGLGHGTDPMTPEFGARVLSAAGAAGHTGYFEPGTESLRNFAEIGVGSYTTVSCADGASACRSGLDPRGDARAHAAYDEAHG, encoded by the coding sequence GTGACTGCTTTCGACACTTCCCCCACCCTCAGCGTCTGGCGCGCCCTGCTCGCTCTCGCCGTCGTGTTCGTGCTGCTCGCGACCACCGGCTGGACCGCCGTACGAGGCCAGCACGGTCCCACCGAGCCCAGGGAGGCCGCGCTCGCCGCCTGGGAGCAGGCCGCCCGCATCGGGCACCGTCCGCTGCCCGACCCGGAGGCACAGCCCGGCGTCGTGGCCGGATTCTTCGCCTCCATCGGCAAGCGGAAGGCGGCCGCGCTGGCCGAACGCCACCCTCTCGTCGTGGGCAATCTCAACGGCGCACCGGTCACGCTCCGCTACCAGGCCAACCGGATCGCACTCGCCCAGGCGCGCCAGGTGGAGCGGTGGCGGATGCACGACAGCCGGCTGTCCGACGACGGCAGGCACGAGGCGGGCCGGCGCATGCACCGGTTCGAGTCGATGCTGCGGCCCGGCCGGCAGATCCTCGCCTTCGATCCCTCAGGCAAGGGCCGCGCCGCCGAGGTCTTCGGCGACCTCGACCACGCGCACCGGGTGTCGGTGATCGTCCCGGGGGTCGACACGAACCTGCTGACGTTCGAGCGGACCAGGCGCAAGTACGTGGCCCCGGTGGGCATGGCCGAATCGCTGTACGCCGCCGAGCGCGCCGCGTCGCCCCGTACGCGTACGGCCGTCATCGCCTGGGCCGACTACACCACCCCGGCGGGGGTCGGCCTGGACGCCTCGACCGGGCGGCTCGCCACGACCGGCGCCGACCGGCTCGTGGCGCTGGCCAGGGCGCTGCCCGGCACCGCGCCCGTCACGCTCTTCTGCCACAGCTACGGCTCCGTGGTGTGCGGGGTCGCCGCCCGCGAACTGCCCGGCCGCGTCGGCGACGTCGCGGTCGCCGGCAGCCCCGGCATGCGGGCGCAGAGCGCGGCACAGCTGCACACCGCCGCCCGGGTGTGGGCGATGCGGGACAGCGACGACTGGATCCAGGACGTGCCGTACCTGGAGGTCGGCGGGCTCGGCCACGGGACGGATCCGATGACGCCGGAGTTCGGTGCGCGGGTGCTGTCGGCGGCCGGCGCGGCCGGCCACACCGGCTACTTCGAGCCAGGCACCGAGAGCCTCCGCAACTTCGCCGAGATAGGCGTCGGTTCGTATACGACGGTGAGCTGCGCGGACGGCGCGTCGGCGTGCCGCAGCGGGTTGGATCCGAGGGGGGACGCGCGGGCGCACGCCGCCTACGATGAGGCGCATGGGTGA
- a CDS encoding DUF4429 domain-containing protein, which yields MGDVLAGIHATWEFEPDSVLIRFTRGNRGTPKLFQALRERRIPLEALESVALSPGKRGTVVLHAVPRPGADPLMDAAAGQLKEGCDPYRLVLPEERETLAEYYADELRAALPATGEAPAAAGLVRAPAGPLQFKAYDGKATFDGEKVAFRWSWTGASSAKWKAGDQSFAVSQLAGVEWRSPEVFDGYLRLLPRPAPADAPASAQAQADQDPAAVVFGLGYGPVHESLPFAAAVLEAVRAASPAPVLTAPPAPPAPDGGPAAVAERIRHLGELHSAGLVTDEEFRAKKAELLAEL from the coding sequence ATGGGTGATGTGCTGGCCGGAATTCATGCCACCTGGGAGTTCGAACCGGACTCCGTACTCATCCGCTTCACACGGGGGAACAGAGGCACGCCGAAGCTGTTCCAGGCTCTGCGCGAGCGGCGCATCCCCCTCGAAGCGCTGGAGTCGGTGGCCCTCTCCCCGGGCAAACGCGGCACGGTCGTGCTGCACGCGGTGCCGAGACCGGGCGCCGATCCGCTGATGGACGCGGCCGCGGGCCAGCTGAAGGAGGGCTGCGACCCGTACCGGCTGGTGCTGCCCGAGGAGCGCGAGACGCTCGCCGAGTACTACGCGGACGAACTGCGCGCGGCGCTCCCCGCCACCGGGGAAGCGCCCGCGGCGGCGGGTCTGGTGCGGGCGCCGGCGGGGCCGCTGCAGTTCAAGGCGTACGACGGGAAGGCGACGTTCGACGGCGAGAAGGTGGCGTTCCGCTGGTCCTGGACGGGCGCGTCGTCCGCCAAGTGGAAGGCGGGGGACCAGAGTTTCGCCGTGTCCCAGCTCGCCGGGGTCGAGTGGCGCTCCCCCGAGGTCTTCGACGGCTATCTGCGCCTGCTGCCCCGCCCCGCCCCGGCCGACGCCCCCGCCTCGGCCCAGGCCCAGGCCGACCAGGACCCGGCCGCGGTCGTCTTCGGGCTGGGATACGGCCCGGTCCACGAGTCCCTGCCGTTCGCGGCCGCGGTCCTCGAGGCCGTCCGCGCCGCCTCCCCGGCCCCGGTCCTCACGGCCCCGCCCGCCCCGCCCGCCCCGGACGGCGGCCCGGCGGCGGTCGCCGAGCGCATACGGCACCTGGGGGAACTGCACAGCGCGGGCCTGGTGACGGACGAGGAATTCCGCGCGAAGAAGGCGGAGCTCCTGGCGGAGCTGTAG